From Burkholderia savannae, a single genomic window includes:
- the glnQ gene encoding glutamine ABC transporter ATP-binding protein GlnQ, which translates to MSMVEFRSVSKSFGHVPVLKDINLRIDAGEVVVVVGPSGSGKSTMLRCINALEKITGGDLLVDGQSVKGKAAVIHNIRLEAGMVFQQFNLFPQMTALENVMFGPIQVRGASRAQARDQAVALLAKVGLEARANHYPSELSGGQQQRVAIARALAIKPKLMLFDEPTSALDPELRHEVLKVMRDLANEGMTMIVVTHEIGFAKQVGTRLLFMDQGGIAEDGDPKTLIDQPPTPRLREFLKHVS; encoded by the coding sequence ATGAGCATGGTCGAATTCCGCAGCGTGTCGAAAAGCTTCGGCCACGTGCCGGTGCTGAAGGACATCAACCTGCGCATCGACGCGGGCGAGGTCGTGGTCGTCGTTGGGCCGTCGGGCTCGGGCAAGTCGACGATGCTTCGCTGCATCAACGCGCTCGAGAAGATCACGGGCGGCGATCTGCTCGTCGACGGGCAGAGCGTGAAGGGCAAGGCCGCGGTGATCCACAACATCCGGCTCGAAGCCGGCATGGTGTTTCAGCAGTTCAATCTGTTTCCGCAGATGACCGCGCTCGAGAACGTGATGTTCGGGCCGATCCAGGTGCGCGGCGCGTCGCGCGCGCAGGCGCGCGATCAGGCGGTGGCGCTGCTCGCGAAAGTCGGCCTCGAGGCGCGCGCGAACCACTATCCGTCCGAGCTGTCGGGCGGCCAGCAGCAGCGCGTCGCGATCGCGCGCGCGCTCGCGATCAAGCCGAAGCTGATGCTGTTCGACGAGCCGACGTCGGCGCTCGATCCCGAGCTGCGCCACGAAGTGCTGAAGGTGATGCGCGATCTCGCGAACGAGGGCATGACGATGATCGTCGTCACGCACGAGATCGGCTTCGCGAAGCAGGTCGGCACGCGCCTGCTGTTCATGGACCAGGGCGGCATCGCCGAGGACGGCGATCCGAAGACGCTGATCGATCAACCGCCGACGCCGCGCCTGAGGGAATTTCTCAAACACGTTTCGTGA
- the hpnN gene encoding hopanoid transporter HpnN, with translation MLTSVLVRLVAWSVRRPIWVVVLSLVAAALSGVYVAHHFKINTDISKLVENDPQWAALGNAIDDAFPQRSQTILAVVEAPAPEFATAAADALAEGLRRETEAGRIGQVSEPAGGPLFEHNGLLFLPEQDVATTTSQLASARPLVNVLAKDPSIAGLATTLSTTLGVPLQSGQVKLSGMAKLLSRSAATVDDVLAGKPAAFSWRALVDADAARAPARAFVTVQPVVNYGALKAGEQASRTIRATARALELDKRFGAAVRLTGEQPLADEEFASVQDGALVNGIATLAIVLVILWIALRSKRMIAAVFVTLFVGLVVTAALGLMMVGSLNMISVAFMVLFVGLGVDFAIQYGVKYREERHRYPNLDHALVGAAHAMGMPLTLATAAVAASFFSFLPTAYRGVSELGLIAGVGMFVALFTTLTLLPALLRLFAPPGERKPPGFPRLAPVDDYLDHHRKPILIGTLAVVIGALPLLAHLRFDFNPLHLKDPSSESMATLLALKDSPEASVNDVSMLAPSLAAADAAAKRLDALPEVGRTTTLSTFIPDAQPQKLATIAAAARDLLPALTQPAAAPASDAQRVAALKRASNLLEYASEDYPGPGAAAAKHLSESLTKLAAADAATRDRAEHAFSAPLRIALNQLAMLLQPSEITRENLPPQIARDWIAPGGRALVQISPKVPKGVDPGDDAMLRRFAKAVKAAEPGAIGGPISILHSADTIIRAFLQAAALSVISITALLWITLRRFGDVLRTLVPLLVSGVVTLELCVLFGMPLNFANIIALPLMLGVGVAFKVYFVMAWRAGQTGLLQSSLTHAVLFSAATTATAFGSLWLSHHPGTASMGRLLALALSCTLIGAVVFQPVLMGKPRTKRVTNQSQGIDE, from the coding sequence ATGCTGACTTCCGTCCTCGTCCGACTCGTCGCCTGGTCGGTGCGGCGCCCGATCTGGGTCGTCGTGCTGTCGCTTGTCGCCGCCGCGCTCAGCGGCGTGTACGTCGCGCACCATTTCAAGATCAACACTGACATCAGCAAGCTCGTCGAGAACGACCCGCAATGGGCCGCGCTCGGCAACGCGATCGACGATGCGTTCCCGCAGCGCAGCCAGACGATCCTCGCCGTCGTCGAGGCGCCCGCGCCCGAATTCGCGACCGCCGCGGCCGATGCGCTCGCCGAGGGCCTGCGCCGCGAAACCGAGGCGGGCCGCATCGGCCAGGTGTCGGAGCCCGCGGGCGGGCCGCTCTTCGAGCACAACGGGCTGCTGTTCCTGCCCGAGCAGGACGTCGCGACGACGACCTCGCAGCTCGCGAGCGCGCGGCCGCTCGTCAACGTGCTCGCGAAGGACCCGAGCATCGCGGGCCTCGCGACGACGCTGTCGACGACGCTCGGCGTGCCGCTGCAGTCGGGCCAGGTCAAGCTCTCGGGGATGGCGAAGCTGCTGTCGCGCAGCGCGGCGACCGTCGACGACGTGCTCGCCGGCAAGCCGGCCGCGTTCTCGTGGCGCGCGCTCGTCGACGCAGACGCCGCCCGCGCACCCGCGCGCGCGTTCGTCACCGTGCAGCCGGTCGTCAACTACGGCGCGCTGAAGGCGGGCGAGCAGGCGTCGCGGACGATCCGCGCGACCGCGCGGGCGCTCGAGCTCGACAAGCGCTTCGGCGCCGCCGTGCGGCTGACGGGCGAGCAGCCGCTCGCCGACGAGGAATTCGCGTCGGTGCAGGACGGCGCGCTCGTCAACGGCATCGCGACGCTGGCGATCGTGCTCGTGATCCTGTGGATCGCGCTGCGCTCGAAGCGAATGATCGCGGCGGTGTTCGTCACGCTGTTCGTCGGCCTCGTCGTCACGGCCGCGCTCGGGCTGATGATGGTCGGCTCGCTGAACATGATCTCGGTCGCGTTCATGGTGCTGTTCGTCGGCCTCGGCGTCGATTTCGCGATCCAGTACGGCGTCAAGTATCGCGAGGAGCGCCACCGCTATCCGAATCTCGATCACGCGCTCGTCGGCGCCGCGCACGCGATGGGCATGCCGCTCACGCTCGCGACGGCGGCCGTCGCCGCGAGCTTCTTCTCGTTCCTGCCGACCGCGTATCGCGGCGTGTCGGAGCTCGGCCTGATCGCGGGCGTCGGGATGTTCGTCGCGCTCTTCACGACGCTCACGCTCCTGCCCGCGCTGCTCAGGCTGTTCGCGCCGCCCGGCGAGCGCAAGCCGCCGGGCTTTCCGCGCCTCGCGCCCGTCGACGACTATCTCGACCACCATCGCAAGCCGATCCTGATCGGCACGCTCGCCGTCGTGATCGGCGCGCTGCCGCTGCTCGCGCATCTGCGCTTCGATTTCAACCCGCTGCATCTGAAGGACCCGAGCAGCGAATCGATGGCGACGCTGCTCGCACTGAAGGATTCGCCGGAAGCGTCGGTCAACGACGTGTCGATGCTCGCGCCGTCGCTCGCGGCCGCCGACGCCGCCGCGAAGCGGCTCGACGCGCTGCCCGAGGTCGGCCGCACGACGACGCTGTCGACGTTCATCCCCGACGCACAGCCGCAAAAGCTCGCGACGATCGCGGCGGCCGCGCGCGACCTGCTGCCCGCGCTCACGCAACCGGCCGCGGCGCCCGCGTCGGACGCGCAGCGCGTCGCGGCATTGAAGCGCGCGTCGAACCTGCTCGAATATGCGTCCGAGGATTACCCGGGCCCGGGCGCGGCGGCCGCGAAGCATCTGTCCGAATCGCTCACGAAGCTCGCCGCCGCCGACGCCGCGACGCGCGACCGCGCGGAGCACGCGTTCTCCGCGCCGCTGCGGATCGCGCTGAACCAGCTCGCGATGCTCTTGCAGCCGTCCGAGATCACGCGCGAGAACCTGCCGCCGCAGATCGCGCGCGACTGGATCGCGCCGGGCGGCCGCGCGCTCGTGCAGATCTCGCCGAAGGTGCCCAAGGGCGTCGATCCCGGCGACGACGCGATGCTGCGCCGTTTCGCGAAGGCCGTGAAGGCGGCGGAGCCGGGCGCGATCGGCGGCCCGATCTCGATCCTGCATTCGGCGGACACGATCATCCGCGCATTCCTGCAGGCGGCCGCGCTGTCCGTCATATCGATCACGGCGCTGCTGTGGATCACGCTGCGCCGCTTCGGCGACGTGCTGCGCACGCTCGTGCCGCTCCTCGTGTCGGGCGTCGTGACGCTCGAGCTGTGCGTGCTGTTCGGCATGCCGCTGAATTTCGCGAACATCATCGCGCTGCCGCTGATGCTCGGCGTCGGCGTCGCGTTCAAGGTGTATTTCGTGATGGCGTGGCGCGCGGGCCAGACGGGCCTGCTGCAGTCGAGCCTCACGCACGCGGTGCTGTTCAGCGCCGCGACGACGGCCACCGCGTTCGGCAGCCTGTGGCTGTCGCATCATCCGGGCACGGCGAGCATGGGGCGGCTGCTCGCGCTCGCGCTGTCGTGCACGCTGATCGGCGCCGTCGTCTTCCAGCCCGTGCTGATGGGCAAGCCGCGCACGAAGCGTGTGACGAATCAATCGCAAGGAATCGATGAATAA
- a CDS encoding aspartate aminotransferase family protein, with amino-acid sequence MTTVFHRAPRANLPVAIAGDGIEIIDSTGKRYIDACGGAAVSCLGHGNQRVIDAIKRQAQQLPYAHTSFFTTQPAEELADRLVAAAPAGLEHVYFVSGGSEAIEAALKLARQYFVERGEPARRHFIARRQSYHGNTLGALAIGGNAWRREPFLPLLIEAHHVSPCYAYREQRADETEEAFAQRLADELESKILELGPDTVAAFVAETVVGATAGAVSPVREYFRKIRAVCDKYGVLLILDEIMSGMGRTGYLFACEEDGVAPDILTIAKGLGAGYQPIGATLVSDAIYRTIVDGSGFFQHGHTYIGHASACAAALEVQRVIAEDRLLDNVKARGEQLRARLRERQADHPHIGDVRGRGLFVGVELVRERDTKAPFDPKLKLHALVKREAMQRGLMVYPMGGTVDGNFGDHILLAPPFICTAPQIDTIVERLGDAIDAALASIGAAAR; translated from the coding sequence ATGACCACCGTATTTCATCGCGCGCCGCGCGCGAACCTGCCGGTCGCGATCGCGGGCGACGGCATCGAGATCATCGATTCGACGGGCAAGCGCTACATCGACGCATGCGGCGGCGCGGCCGTGTCGTGCCTCGGGCACGGCAACCAGCGCGTGATCGACGCGATCAAGCGGCAGGCGCAGCAACTGCCGTACGCACACACGTCGTTCTTCACGACGCAGCCGGCCGAGGAGCTCGCGGACAGGCTCGTCGCGGCCGCGCCCGCCGGGCTCGAGCATGTGTATTTCGTGTCGGGCGGGTCGGAGGCGATCGAAGCCGCGCTGAAGCTCGCGCGCCAGTACTTCGTCGAGCGGGGCGAGCCCGCGCGCCGGCACTTCATCGCGCGCCGGCAGAGCTATCACGGCAACACGCTCGGCGCGCTCGCGATAGGCGGCAACGCATGGCGGCGCGAGCCGTTCCTGCCGCTCTTGATCGAAGCGCATCACGTGAGCCCGTGCTACGCGTATCGCGAGCAGCGCGCGGACGAAACCGAAGAGGCATTCGCGCAGCGTCTCGCCGACGAGCTTGAAAGCAAGATTCTCGAACTCGGGCCGGACACGGTCGCGGCGTTCGTCGCGGAGACGGTCGTCGGCGCGACGGCGGGCGCGGTGTCGCCCGTGCGCGAATATTTCCGCAAGATCCGCGCGGTGTGCGACAAGTACGGTGTCCTGCTGATTCTCGACGAGATCATGTCGGGGATGGGGCGCACCGGCTACCTGTTCGCGTGCGAAGAGGACGGCGTCGCGCCGGACATCCTGACGATCGCGAAGGGGCTCGGCGCGGGCTATCAGCCGATCGGCGCGACGCTCGTGAGCGACGCGATCTACCGGACGATCGTCGACGGCTCGGGCTTCTTTCAGCACGGCCACACGTACATCGGCCACGCGAGCGCATGCGCGGCGGCGCTCGAAGTGCAACGCGTGATCGCCGAGGATCGCTTGCTCGACAACGTGAAGGCGCGCGGCGAGCAATTGCGCGCGCGGCTGCGCGAGCGCCAGGCCGATCATCCGCACATCGGCGACGTGCGCGGGCGCGGGCTGTTCGTCGGTGTCGAGCTCGTGCGCGAGCGCGACACCAAAGCGCCGTTCGATCCGAAGCTGAAGCTGCATGCGCTCGTGAAGCGCGAGGCGATGCAGCGCGGGCTGATGGTGTATCCGATGGGCGGCACCGTCGACGGCAATTTCGGCGATCATATCCTGCTCGCGCCGCCGTTCATCTGCACCGCGCCGCAGATCGACACGATCGTCGAGCGGCTCGGCGACGCGATCGACGCGGCGCTCGCGTCGATCGGTGCGGCGGCGCGCTGA
- the glnH gene encoding glutamine ABC transporter substrate-binding protein GlnH: protein MGRRSFIKTVVAVALAGASLASAHAKELVVGTDTSFMPFEFKQGDKYVGFDLDLWAEIAKDAGWAYKIQPMDFAGLIPALQTQNIDVALSGMTIKEERKKAIDFSDPYYDSGLAAMVQTGNTTIKSIDDLNGKVIAAKTGTATIDWIKAHLKPKEIRQFPNIDQAYLALEAGRVDAAMHDTPNVLFFVNNEGKGHVKVAGTPVSGDKYGIGFPKGSPLVAKVNAELAKMKADGRYAKIYKKWFGSEPPKS from the coding sequence ATGGGACGCCGTTCGTTCATCAAGACAGTCGTCGCGGTTGCGCTTGCCGGCGCGAGCCTCGCGAGCGCGCATGCGAAGGAGCTCGTCGTCGGCACCGATACTTCGTTCATGCCGTTCGAGTTCAAGCAGGGCGACAAGTACGTCGGCTTCGACCTCGATCTGTGGGCCGAGATCGCGAAGGACGCGGGCTGGGCCTACAAGATCCAGCCGATGGACTTCGCCGGCCTGATCCCGGCGCTGCAGACGCAGAACATCGACGTCGCGCTGTCCGGAATGACGATCAAGGAGGAGCGCAAGAAGGCGATCGACTTCTCCGATCCGTACTATGACAGCGGCCTCGCCGCGATGGTCCAGACGGGCAACACGACGATCAAGTCGATCGACGATCTGAACGGCAAGGTGATCGCCGCGAAGACGGGCACCGCGACGATCGACTGGATCAAGGCGCACCTGAAGCCGAAGGAAATCCGCCAGTTCCCGAACATCGATCAGGCGTATCTCGCGCTGGAGGCGGGCCGCGTCGATGCCGCGATGCACGACACGCCGAACGTGCTGTTCTTCGTGAACAACGAGGGCAAGGGGCACGTGAAGGTCGCGGGCACGCCGGTGAGCGGCGACAAGTACGGGATCGGCTTCCCGAAGGGCAGCCCGCTCGTCGCGAAGGTCAACGCGGAGCTCGCGAAGATGAAGGCCGATGGCCGCTACGCGAAGATCTACAAGAAGTGGTTCGGCTCCGAGCCGCCGAAATCCTAA
- the glnP gene encoding glutamine ABC transporter permease GlnP, with protein sequence MQFDWSAIWAALPDLMDGVRLTVFIAFFGLAGGFLVGMIAGMFRAYGPAALNVLAQVYIELIRGTPIVVQVMFLYFALPLLAHIRIDGLTAAVVAITLNSGAYLAEVVRGALLSIPKGLTEAGLAMGLPMPRVLVKIVGPLAFRRLIPPLGNQCIVSLKDTSLFIVIGVGELTRKGQEIIAGNFQAVEIWTAVAAIYLVLTGVMTLTLRFVEKRMRIL encoded by the coding sequence GTGCAATTCGACTGGTCAGCGATATGGGCTGCATTGCCGGACTTGATGGACGGCGTGCGGCTCACGGTTTTCATCGCGTTCTTCGGGCTGGCGGGCGGTTTTCTCGTCGGCATGATCGCGGGCATGTTTCGCGCGTACGGCCCCGCCGCGCTGAACGTGCTCGCGCAGGTATACATCGAACTGATCCGCGGCACGCCGATCGTCGTGCAGGTGATGTTCCTCTATTTCGCGCTGCCGCTGCTCGCGCACATTCGAATCGACGGGCTGACGGCCGCGGTCGTCGCGATCACGCTGAACTCCGGCGCGTATCTCGCCGAAGTCGTGCGCGGCGCACTGCTTTCTATTCCTAAAGGATTGACGGAAGCCGGGCTCGCGATGGGATTGCCGATGCCGCGCGTGCTCGTGAAGATCGTCGGGCCGCTCGCGTTCCGGCGGCTCATTCCGCCGCTCGGCAATCAGTGCATCGTCAGCCTGAAGGATACGTCGCTGTTCATCGTGATCGGTGTCGGCGAACTGACGCGCAAGGGGCAGGAGATCATCGCCGGCAACTTCCAGGCGGTCGAGATCTGGACCGCGGTCGCCGCGATCTATCTCGTGCTTACCGGCGTGATGACGCTCACGCTTCGCTTCGTCGAGAAAAGGATGCGTATCCTATGA
- a CDS encoding MlaA family lipoprotein: MRITTSALAVCLLASGCATGPNRHPGDPLEPMNRAVFKFNDAVDSTIAVPIAKGYQKVTPTPLRTAISNFFSNLGDLGNIANNLLQLRITDATEDVMRVAMNSLFGVAGLIDVATLAGLPKHHQDFGLTLARWGVPAGPYLVLPIFGPSSIRDGVGRAVDVRFNLLNYIEPAARNPMYIAQFISARSDLLGATDLLQQAALDKYSFVRDAYVQQRRSLTYHGKSEEESLPNYNEPGGEGAGGNAPGGLPQYEDPGEGAGGMPSGGAQGDAREPAGLPRYQDPGDAGASGAAPAAASATAPTPASAAAPAEPASAPAANASPKTN, encoded by the coding sequence ATGCGAATTACCACGTCGGCGCTCGCCGTCTGCCTGCTTGCAAGCGGCTGCGCGACCGGCCCCAACCGGCACCCGGGCGATCCGCTCGAGCCGATGAACCGCGCCGTCTTCAAGTTCAACGACGCGGTCGACTCGACGATCGCCGTGCCGATCGCGAAGGGCTATCAAAAAGTGACGCCCACGCCGCTGCGCACGGCGATCAGCAATTTCTTCTCGAACCTCGGCGATCTCGGCAACATCGCGAACAACCTGCTGCAGCTCCGGATCACGGATGCAACGGAGGACGTGATGCGCGTCGCGATGAACTCGTTGTTCGGCGTCGCCGGGCTGATCGACGTCGCGACGCTCGCCGGGCTGCCGAAGCATCACCAGGACTTCGGCCTTACGCTCGCGCGCTGGGGCGTGCCGGCGGGCCCGTATCTCGTGCTGCCGATCTTCGGGCCGAGCTCGATCCGCGACGGCGTCGGCCGAGCGGTGGACGTCCGCTTCAATCTGCTCAACTACATCGAGCCCGCCGCGCGCAATCCGATGTATATCGCGCAGTTCATCAGCGCGCGCTCGGATCTGCTCGGCGCGACCGACCTGCTGCAGCAGGCGGCGCTCGACAAATACTCGTTCGTGCGCGACGCGTACGTGCAGCAGCGCCGCTCGCTCACGTATCACGGCAAGAGCGAGGAAGAATCGCTGCCGAACTACAACGAACCGGGCGGCGAGGGCGCGGGCGGCAACGCGCCGGGCGGCTTGCCGCAGTACGAGGACCCGGGCGAGGGCGCGGGCGGCATGCCGTCCGGCGGCGCGCAAGGCGACGCACGCGAGCCGGCCGGGCTGCCGCGGTATCAGGACCCGGGCGACGCGGGTGCAAGCGGCGCGGCGCCGGCTGCGGCATCCGCAACGGCTCCCACGCCCGCATCGGCGGCTGCGCCGGCGGAGCCTGCATCCGCGCCCGCCGCGAACGCCTCGCCGAAGACGAACTGA
- a CDS encoding C45 family autoproteolytic acyltransferase/hydolase, translating into MKFLTPAVVTGSPHDIGRQLGELARPAMDAYFSQSSAWRAVARWRGHPFVAELRRAAEAAFPALVAELDGIAAGLGWRAEDVFVWNCRGELIHNASDGCTTLAVRTPRERMIAHNEDGDPHLRGKCRLVDVRPDGKPGFVSFYYPGSLPGHTFAVNRAGLVQTINNVRIRRPAAGVPRMILARAVLDAVSLDGALRVLRDTPRASGFHHTLGCAGDARVVSVEASVARTSTLDVDGVYGHANHLIHPGCDGEAQIVTASSADRQARLAQLLPPLGGAADASALWRVLADRAGDGLPIYRDDPRDPDDENTLATALFSIGDDGVAFEVREQGSVRFQQFVPRDPQRPSALRHGQGHA; encoded by the coding sequence ATGAAGTTTCTCACGCCCGCCGTCGTGACGGGTTCGCCGCATGACATCGGCCGGCAGCTCGGCGAGCTCGCGCGGCCGGCGATGGACGCGTATTTCTCGCAGAGCAGCGCGTGGCGCGCAGTGGCGCGCTGGCGCGGCCATCCGTTCGTCGCCGAGCTGCGCCGTGCGGCCGAGGCGGCGTTTCCGGCGCTCGTCGCCGAACTCGACGGGATCGCGGCCGGGCTCGGCTGGCGTGCGGAAGACGTGTTCGTCTGGAACTGCCGCGGCGAGCTGATCCACAACGCGTCGGACGGCTGCACGACGCTCGCGGTGCGCACGCCGCGCGAGCGGATGATCGCGCACAACGAGGACGGCGATCCGCATCTGCGCGGCAAATGCAGGCTTGTCGACGTGCGGCCCGACGGCAAGCCGGGCTTCGTCAGCTTCTACTATCCGGGCTCGCTGCCGGGCCATACGTTCGCGGTGAATCGCGCGGGGCTCGTGCAGACGATCAACAACGTGCGCATCCGCCGCCCGGCGGCGGGCGTGCCGCGAATGATCCTCGCGCGCGCGGTGCTCGACGCGGTGTCGCTCGACGGCGCGCTGCGCGTGCTGCGCGATACGCCGCGCGCGAGCGGCTTCCATCACACGCTCGGCTGCGCGGGCGACGCGCGCGTCGTCAGCGTCGAGGCGAGCGTCGCGCGCACGTCGACGCTCGACGTCGACGGCGTGTACGGCCACGCGAACCATCTGATCCACCCGGGCTGCGACGGCGAAGCGCAGATCGTCACCGCGTCGTCCGCCGATCGGCAGGCGCGGCTCGCTCAGTTGCTGCCGCCGCTCGGCGGCGCGGCCGACGCGTCCGCGCTGTGGCGCGTGCTTGCCGATCGCGCGGGCGACGGCCTGCCGATCTATCGCGACGATCCACGCGATCCGGACGACGAGAACACGCTCGCGACCGCGCTGTTCTCGATCGGCGACGACGGCGTCGCGTTCGAGGTGCGCGAGCAAGGCTCGGTGCGCTTTCAGCAATTCGTGCCGCGGGACCCGCAGCGTCCTTCGGCGCTTCGACACGGACAAGGACACGCATGA
- a CDS encoding carboxymuconolactone decarboxylase family protein, protein MTKAKMRLPEFHRETATDEQKAVLDEILSGPRGNLNGPFLGWIASPELAQHAQRLGAFCRYRTGLPLRLSELAILVTAARWRSQAEWHIHHPIALEAGVPAAVAEAIRTCTAPAFDEADDALIFRFATELYETKRVCDATYDEAVARFGHQVVVNLVALLGYYALVAMTLNVFAMRADGQTVLPFAE, encoded by the coding sequence ATGACGAAAGCGAAGATGAGGCTTCCTGAATTCCACCGCGAGACTGCAACCGACGAGCAGAAGGCAGTGCTCGACGAAATCCTGAGCGGGCCGCGCGGCAACCTGAACGGGCCGTTTCTCGGCTGGATCGCGAGCCCCGAGCTCGCGCAGCACGCGCAGCGGCTGGGCGCGTTCTGCCGGTATCGAACGGGGCTGCCGCTGCGGCTGTCCGAGCTCGCGATCCTCGTGACGGCGGCGCGCTGGCGCTCGCAGGCGGAATGGCACATCCATCATCCGATCGCGCTCGAAGCAGGCGTGCCCGCCGCGGTTGCCGAAGCGATCCGCACCTGCACGGCTCCGGCGTTCGACGAAGCGGACGACGCATTGATCTTCCGCTTCGCGACCGAGCTATACGAGACGAAGCGCGTGTGCGATGCGACATACGACGAGGCGGTTGCGCGTTTCGGGCATCAGGTGGTCGTGAATCTCGTCGCGCTGCTCGGCTACTACGCGCTTGTCGCGATGACGCTGAACGTGTTCGCGATGCGCGCGGACGGGCAGACGGTGCTGCCGTTCGCGGAGTGA
- a CDS encoding acyltransferase domain-containing protein — MAQVAFLFPGQGAFYAGATRALSGAYPVVQRAMQAIDAVSVRRLRRPLLATVWDEHIGVEDLLQYAPDLLQLAIYATSVSYFEALRARGVRPDVLVGHSFGEVAALACAGAFSFEQGADIVCDRIDALREAAPADGRMAAVGASPDAVRAHLAACFRGAPQGRPGRVQIAVENHSSQTVVSGAREYVDEFTAYCARHNISAQILNSPYAFHHDDLENVRIEFGRRLKAYKNKALEYPVYSPILNRYYAAADDLGACLARHLVLPVRFGDGVARLKAAGIGALVECGALNALSRIAVRALGPGAIKTFSGASSVGGELGGLENVLAYFNGGSVMNDDIRASNLQLDFDEFWRNSGPGIVEKIKGELKRFFDARGLQATPAPHIVTARGAAAGFAPVASAAPAVPTAPAAPVTQATPAVAPAAPAAPVAHAAHAAPVMQAPAAPGAGAEPADAPAARVPRDRLFAELVAIYAEAMEYPVEVFTETVELEAELGIDSVKQTEIIQRISARYGLPPLPANFRAGDFKAMGQIVDFVYEHQGQAAALVTS; from the coding sequence ATGGCGCAAGTTGCATTTCTGTTTCCCGGGCAAGGCGCATTCTATGCGGGCGCGACGCGGGCGTTGAGCGGCGCGTACCCCGTGGTACAGCGGGCCATGCAAGCCATCGACGCCGTTTCCGTGCGGCGGCTGCGCCGCCCGCTGCTCGCGACCGTGTGGGACGAGCACATCGGCGTGGAGGATCTCCTGCAATACGCGCCGGACCTGCTGCAGCTCGCGATCTACGCGACGTCCGTTTCGTACTTCGAAGCGCTGCGCGCGCGCGGCGTGCGGCCCGACGTGCTCGTCGGGCACAGCTTCGGCGAGGTCGCCGCGCTCGCGTGCGCCGGCGCGTTCTCGTTCGAGCAGGGCGCGGACATCGTCTGCGACCGCATCGACGCGCTGCGCGAAGCGGCGCCCGCCGACGGCCGGATGGCGGCCGTCGGCGCATCGCCCGACGCGGTGCGCGCGCACCTCGCCGCGTGCTTTCGCGGCGCGCCGCAAGGGCGCCCGGGGCGCGTGCAGATCGCAGTCGAAAATCATTCGTCGCAGACGGTCGTGTCGGGTGCGCGCGAATATGTCGACGAATTCACGGCCTATTGCGCGAGACACAATATCTCCGCGCAAATATTAAATTCGCCTTACGCATTTCATCATGACGATCTGGAAAATGTGCGCATCGAATTTGGACGGCGTCTGAAAGCTTATAAAAATAAAGCGCTCGAATATCCGGTTTATTCGCCGATATTGAATCGCTATTACGCGGCGGCCGACGATCTCGGCGCGTGTCTCGCGCGCCACCTGGTGCTGCCGGTCCGGTTCGGAGATGGGGTCGCAAGACTGAAAGCCGCCGGCATCGGCGCGCTCGTCGAGTGCGGGGCGCTGAACGCGCTCAGCAGGATCGCGGTGCGCGCGCTGGGGCCCGGCGCCATCAAGACCTTTTCGGGCGCGTCGAGCGTGGGAGGCGAACTCGGCGGCCTGGAGAACGTTCTCGCATATTTCAATGGGGGTAGTGTCATGAACGACGACATTCGCGCAAGCAATCTGCAACTCGATTTCGACGAGTTCTGGCGCAACAGCGGTCCGGGGATCGTCGAGAAGATCAAGGGCGAGCTCAAGCGCTTCTTCGACGCGCGGGGGCTGCAGGCGACGCCCGCGCCGCACATCGTGACTGCTCGCGGCGCCGCGGCCGGTTTCGCGCCGGTTGCGTCGGCTGCGCCCGCTGTGCCCACTGCGCCTGCTGCGCCCGTTACGCAGGCCACGCCGGCTGTCGCACCCGCGGCGCCGGCCGCGCCCGTTGCGCATGCAGCGCATGCCGCGCCGGTCATGCAAGCGCCGGCCGCGCCCGGCGCGGGCGCCGAACCCGCCGACGCGCCGGCCGCGCGCGTGCCGCGCGATCGGCTCTTCGCCGAGCTCGTCGCGATCTATGCGGAGGCGATGGAATACCCGGTCGAAGTGTTTACCGAGACTGTCGAGCTCGAAGCGGAGCTCGGCATCGATTCGGTCAAGCAGACGGAGATCATTCAGCGGATCAGCGCCCGCTACGGGCTGCCGCCGCTGCCGGCGAATTTCCGCGCCGGCGATTTCAAGGCGATGGGCCAGATCGTCGATTTCGTCTACGAGCATCAGGGCCAGGCGGCGGCGCTCGTCACGAGCTGA